In a genomic window of Scyliorhinus torazame isolate Kashiwa2021f chromosome 5, sScyTor2.1, whole genome shotgun sequence:
- the LOC140422012 gene encoding uncharacterized protein translates to MEKPWKCGDCGKGFKFPSQLEAHRRSHTGERPFTCSVCWKGFIQLSALKSHQRVHTGERPFTCSQCGKGFTELSGLRKHQQVHIGKRLFTCSQCGKRFIELSSLWKHQRVHTGERLFTCSQCEKGFTQTSDLRAHQRVHTGEWPFTCSQCEKGFTQLSSLQRHQRVHTGERPFTCSQCEKGFTTSSNLLTHQRVHTGVRPFTCSQCEKGFTQLSNLQRHQRFHTGEKPFTCSQCEKGFTQLSSLQSHQRFHTGEKLFTCSQCERGFTTSSHLLTHQRVHTGERPFTCSQCEKGFTQLSSLQRHKRIHTGVRPFTCSQCEKGFTQLSSLQTHQRIHTGEKPFTCSQCEKGFTWLSNLQRHQRIHTGEKALTCSE, encoded by the coding sequence atggagaaaccgtggaaatgtggggactgtgggaagggattcaaattcccatctcagctggaagctcatcgacgcagtcacactggggagaggccgttcacgtgctctgtgtgttggaagggattcattcagttatccgccctgaagtcacaccagcgagttcacaccggggagaggccattcacctgctctcaatgtgggaagggattcactgagttatccggcctgcggaaacaccagcaagttcacattgggaagaggttgttcacctgctctcagtgtgggaagagattcattgagttatccagcctgtggaaacaccagcgagttcacactggggagaggctgttcacctgctctcagtgtgagaagggattcactcaaacatccgacctgcgggcacaccagcgtgttcacactggtgagtggccgttcacctgctctcagtgtgagaagggattcactcagttatccagcctgcagagacaccagcgagttcacactggggagaggccgttcacctgctctcagtgtgagaagggattcactacttcatcgaacctgctgacacatcagcgagttcacactggggtgaggccgttcacctgctctcagtgtgagaagggattcactcagttatccaacctgcagagacaccagcgatttcacactggggagaagccgttcacctgctctcagtgtgagaagggattcactcagttatccagcctgcagagtcaccagcgatttcacactggggagaagctgttcacctgctctcagtgtgagaggggattcactacttcatcgcacctgctgacacaccagcgagtgcacactggggagaggccgttcacctgctctcagtgtgagaagggattcactcagttatccagcctgcagagacacaagcgaattcacactggggtgaggccattcacctgctctcagtgtgagaagggattcactcagttatccagcctgcagacacaccagcgaattcacactggggagaagccattcacctgctctcagtgtgagaagggattcacttggttatccaacctgcagagacaccagcgaattcacacaggggagaaggcgttaacctgctctgagtga
- the LOC140422026 gene encoding uncharacterized protein, giving the protein MINLGQRFGTTSWAEGPVLCCIFYVLCSMEKPWKCGDYGKAYSVPSQLEIHRRSHTGERPFTCSQCGKGFTQFSSLTSHQRVHTGERPFTCSRCGQRFTQLSNLKSHQRVHTRERPFPCSQCGKGFTELSSLKKHQRVHTGERPFPCSQCGKGFTELSGLKKHQRVHTGERPFPCSQCGKGFTQLSSMKKHQRVHTGERPITPR; this is encoded by the coding sequence atgattaatctaggacaaaggttcggcacaacatcgtgggccgaagggcccgttctgtgctgtattttctatgttctatgttctatggagaaaccgtggaaatgtggggattatgGGAAGGCATATAgtgtcccatctcagctggagattcatcgacgcagccacactggtgagaggccgttcacctgctctcagtgtgggaaaggattcactcaattttCCAGTCTGacatcacaccagcgagttcacactggggagaggccgttcacctgctctcggtgtggacagagattcactcagttatctaacctgaagtcacatcagcgagttcacaccagggagaggccattcccctgttcccagtgtgggaagggattcactgagttatccagcctgaagaaacatcagcgggttcacactggagagaggccattcccctgctcccagtgtgggaagggattcactgagttatccggcctgaagaaacaccagcgagttcacactggggagaggccgttcccctgctctcagtgtgggaagggattcactcagttatccagcatgaagaaacaccagcgggttcacactggggagaggccgatcACCCCTCGGTGA